A genomic stretch from Sporocytophaga myxococcoides DSM 11118 includes:
- a CDS encoding ABC transporter ATP-binding protein: MIANTNILSEDKVKENILLRPVCIEVKDVTVSFPTPKGEYVAVKNIDLEIRKGEIISLIGHSGCGKSTLMSTISGMVKPSKGEVIVNGKKVAGAGPDRGIVFQNYSLLPWLTVYENIYEAVDSCMKGISADAKHAIVEKNLAMVNLTPHQDKLPKQLSGGMKQRVAIARAFAINPSVLLLDEPFGALDALTKGSMHVELLKLWNLDNRNKTIIMVTHDIEEAIFLSDRIVVLNNGPAATIKEIEIVGLPRPRNKKDIVNLPEYKSIRERLLNLLVEKFSIEDEGVKFEE; encoded by the coding sequence ATGATAGCTAATACAAATATACTTTCGGAAGATAAAGTAAAAGAAAACATCCTCCTTCGTCCGGTGTGCATTGAAGTAAAAGATGTAACTGTAAGTTTCCCAACTCCTAAAGGCGAATATGTTGCAGTAAAGAACATAGACCTTGAAATAAGAAAAGGTGAAATCATCTCACTTATTGGACACTCTGGTTGTGGAAAATCTACACTCATGAGCACTATAAGTGGTATGGTAAAACCTAGCAAAGGAGAAGTTATCGTTAACGGTAAAAAAGTAGCAGGTGCTGGCCCTGACAGAGGAATTGTTTTCCAAAACTATTCTCTATTGCCCTGGCTTACAGTATACGAAAATATCTATGAAGCCGTTGATTCATGTATGAAGGGTATTTCAGCAGATGCAAAACACGCAATCGTTGAAAAAAATCTTGCAATGGTAAACCTTACTCCTCACCAGGATAAACTACCCAAGCAACTTTCAGGAGGAATGAAACAAAGAGTAGCTATAGCAAGAGCGTTTGCCATCAATCCAAGTGTCTTGCTTCTGGATGAGCCTTTCGGCGCTCTGGATGCATTAACCAAAGGAAGTATGCACGTAGAGCTCTTGAAACTCTGGAATCTGGACAACAGAAATAAAACTATTATAATGGTTACTCACGATATCGAAGAGGCTATCTTCTTATCAGATAGAATCGTTGTTTTAAATAATGGTCCTGCAGCAACTATAAAAGAAATTGAAATAGTTGGTTTGCCAAGACCTAGAAACAAAAAAGATATCGTAAATTTACCTGAGTATAAATCCATAAGAGAACGACTCCTTAACTTGTTGGTTGAGAAATTTTCGATTGAGGACGAGGGAGTTAAATTTGAAGAATAG
- the ntrB gene encoding nitrate ABC transporter permease, with protein sequence MDKSNQQLGTAALKVVTYRTGRFLYFLLGMSFMLIIWHIASLSTDGELPGPIQTFSVFYDLVSHPFYDNGPNDKGIGNQLLSSLERVTKGFIIGSVIAIPLGLIMGSSTLGMNLLNPMVQVLRPVSPLAWFPIGLVAFQSAQTSTVFVIIITSLWPTLINTAFGVSTIPQDHKNVAKAFGFSTFKYITKVLLPFTLPHIITGLRLSVGIAWMVIVAAEMLSGGVGIGFFVWDSWNALSLEKVFSAILIIGLVGFVLDKTFKSLQTRYSYDS encoded by the coding sequence ATGGACAAGTCCAATCAACAATTAGGAACAGCGGCTTTAAAAGTCGTCACCTACAGAACAGGAAGGTTTTTATATTTCCTTCTGGGAATGTCATTCATGTTGATCATATGGCATATCGCCAGCCTTTCTACAGACGGAGAGCTTCCTGGCCCTATACAAACGTTTTCTGTATTCTATGACCTTGTAAGTCATCCTTTTTACGACAACGGACCGAATGACAAAGGAATAGGCAATCAATTACTGAGTTCATTGGAGAGAGTTACTAAAGGATTCATAATAGGCTCTGTTATAGCAATCCCTCTTGGACTTATTATGGGTTCAAGTACATTAGGGATGAACCTTCTGAATCCAATGGTACAGGTGTTAAGACCTGTATCTCCTCTGGCCTGGTTCCCGATTGGACTTGTCGCATTTCAGTCTGCACAGACATCAACAGTGTTTGTAATCATCATTACATCACTTTGGCCAACTTTGATTAATACAGCATTTGGAGTCTCTACAATTCCACAGGATCATAAAAATGTAGCCAAAGCATTCGGATTTTCCACTTTCAAGTATATAACCAAAGTATTACTTCCTTTTACTTTGCCGCACATCATAACAGGATTAAGGCTAAGTGTAGGTATCGCATGGATGGTTATTGTTGCTGCAGAAATGCTTTCCGGTGGAGTTGGTATCGGATTCTTTGTTTGGGACAGCTGGAATGCTTTAAGTCTTGAAAAAGTATTTTCTGCAATTTTAATAATAGGCCTCGTGGGCTTTGTTCTTGACAAAACTTTTAAATCACTCCAAACCAGATACTCCTATGATAGCTAA
- a CDS encoding PAS domain-containing protein, with protein MKPKKEVLDEKTGNNFTRMYIFALTAVALLTLTGQFLIQSSISSQISDSHVVNLAGKQRFKSQEIVKLCLILYANLDHIEYKDKTKELKSLTEYWEKNHLGLRYGNKDLNLPGKNSTKIEEMYDAIDQNFYNVLNGALTIISLKENPAEATQTKMDAAIRRILSNERTFLNGMDEIVHQYDVEAQKKMALLRKIEHFLLIITLIILIFEGLFIFRPAVLQIKLTIRELILSEEKASDLAKKLTIANKSLERSIRDLKDIHFALDHASIVAKTDKYGIITYVNDKFCEISKYKREELLGNRFHMISGHYHSKQFFDRMWETISSGKLWNDEIKNKAKDGSFFWLDTTIVPVLSNDGSPGSYIAIYTDITQKFRQSINEQKIRTSSIIEGQEKERKKIARELHDGLGQKLTALKFNIEGLKGAASKTEKSRLTEIKNMLYETIVEVRRISFNLMPSVLSDFGIIPALKNLSDQVSKSSNIDVVFENESNIQRLNKTVEINIYRIIQEALNNAIKYAEADEVTIFVSNSETCLNICISDNGKGFNTSYLDSKIRSVSSGNGIVNIQERTSLINGEFRIETGIGKGTKIMIKVPIVNA; from the coding sequence GTGAAACCTAAGAAAGAAGTTCTGGATGAAAAAACGGGGAATAATTTCACCCGAATGTACATTTTCGCCCTTACAGCGGTTGCATTATTAACCCTTACAGGCCAGTTTTTAATCCAATCATCAATAAGTAGTCAGATTTCAGACTCCCATGTTGTAAACCTTGCAGGAAAGCAGCGTTTTAAAAGTCAGGAAATTGTCAAACTATGCCTTATATTATATGCTAACCTTGATCATATAGAATATAAAGACAAGACAAAGGAACTGAAAAGCCTTACAGAATACTGGGAAAAAAACCATTTAGGCCTGCGATATGGCAATAAGGACCTCAATCTTCCAGGAAAAAACAGCACCAAAATTGAAGAAATGTATGATGCTATAGACCAAAACTTTTACAACGTATTAAATGGAGCCCTAACCATTATTAGTCTTAAAGAAAATCCAGCCGAAGCAACTCAAACTAAAATGGACGCTGCCATTCGGAGGATCCTAAGCAATGAAAGAACATTTTTAAATGGAATGGACGAAATTGTACATCAATATGATGTTGAAGCGCAGAAAAAAATGGCACTATTGAGAAAAATTGAACATTTCTTACTTATTATAACTCTAATTATACTCATATTTGAAGGCTTGTTCATATTCAGGCCTGCAGTTTTACAGATCAAGTTAACAATAAGAGAATTGATTCTCTCAGAAGAAAAAGCATCAGACCTTGCAAAAAAACTGACAATAGCGAATAAATCACTTGAAAGGTCCATAAGAGATCTGAAAGACATTCATTTTGCACTGGACCACGCATCAATTGTAGCAAAAACAGACAAATACGGTATCATTACTTATGTAAATGATAAATTTTGCGAAATTTCCAAATACAAAAGAGAAGAACTTTTAGGAAATCGATTTCATATGATCAGTGGCCATTATCATTCAAAACAGTTTTTTGACAGAATGTGGGAAACCATATCCAGCGGCAAACTTTGGAATGACGAAATCAAAAACAAGGCTAAAGACGGAAGCTTTTTCTGGCTGGATACTACAATTGTACCTGTTTTAAGCAACGATGGAAGTCCGGGAAGTTATATCGCAATTTATACAGACATTACCCAAAAATTCAGACAAAGCATTAATGAACAGAAAATTAGAACATCGTCGATAATCGAAGGGCAAGAAAAAGAGCGAAAAAAAATAGCCCGAGAATTACACGACGGTCTGGGTCAGAAATTAACAGCATTAAAGTTCAATATAGAAGGTTTAAAAGGTGCAGCTTCCAAAACTGAAAAATCCAGACTAACCGAGATAAAGAATATGCTTTATGAAACAATAGTTGAAGTCAGAAGAATATCTTTTAATCTAATGCCAAGTGTTTTGAGTGACTTTGGCATTATCCCTGCCCTCAAGAACCTAAGCGATCAGGTTTCTAAAAGCTCCAATATAGATGTGGTTTTTGAAAATGAATCTAATATCCAAAGGTTAAATAAAACAGTAGAAATCAATATTTATAGAATTATACAGGAAGCATTAAACAATGCAATAAAATATGCAGAAGCCGATGAAGTGACAATTTTCGTATCAAATTCTGAAACATGCCTCAACATTTGCATATCCGATAACGGAAAAGGCTTTAACACCTCCTATCTTGACTCTAAAATAAGATCTGTAAGCTCAGGAAATGGAATAGTAAACATCCAGGAAAGGACCAGCCTAATTAATGGAGAATTCAGAATTGAAACAGGAATTGGTAAAGGCACTAAAATAATGATAAAAGTACCTATAGTAAACGCTTAG
- a CDS encoding alginate export family protein, giving the protein MKKRFLHKVLIILTLCLFALEKEGFSQLLINAQLRTRTEFRDGQGTLPLPHQTPSVFTSQRTRLNIGYGMEKLRLFTSIQDIRVWGQDASTISNIDGNKLFLHEAWGEIVFNDTTYFKTFKNVSLKLGRQELVYDDERLLGGLNWLQQGRRHDAAVLKFAKGTWTADLGAAFNQQRELKNTGNLYYGVPGTQIATDSANVAAPAGTNFIGTMYKSMQFLYISKEIGFSKATFLLFKDDFQKPIAGGKFTKGTNSRVTVGGNIFGTLMRKHKIDASFFYQGNKDKLGNKMDAYMASLSTMFAIDRKLSLGLGGDYLSGNNTTKSGEVNHRFDPLYGTPHKFWGYMDYFYVADAYGVQGNVSRNPGLIDLFLKSRYKLKDNLLLSLDVHEFYAGNKVADETAPGKTLDSRLGTEFDFVLNYNFTKQIGIEAGYSLMLGTNTLDRLKRGGNQGAIAATANVPYINKRNNGNWAYLMITIRPDLLGQINDKLASLVKSVDGLRKDVDTLNQPK; this is encoded by the coding sequence ATGAAAAAAAGATTTTTACATAAAGTGCTTATAATACTCACCTTATGCTTGTTCGCACTCGAGAAGGAAGGATTTTCTCAGTTACTTATAAATGCCCAACTTAGAACCCGTACAGAATTTCGCGACGGACAAGGCACTTTACCACTTCCACATCAAACTCCCTCAGTTTTCACATCGCAGAGAACTCGCCTGAACATAGGTTATGGAATGGAAAAGTTAAGGCTCTTCACATCCATTCAGGACATAAGAGTGTGGGGTCAGGACGCTTCTACAATATCAAATATTGATGGGAATAAACTTTTCCTGCATGAAGCCTGGGGGGAAATCGTATTTAATGATACAACTTATTTCAAAACGTTTAAAAACGTATCACTTAAGCTGGGTAGACAAGAGCTTGTATATGATGATGAACGTCTGTTAGGAGGCTTAAACTGGCTTCAGCAAGGTAGAAGACATGATGCTGCAGTATTAAAGTTTGCCAAAGGCACATGGACGGCAGATCTTGGAGCTGCATTCAATCAACAAAGGGAACTAAAAAATACAGGTAACTTATACTATGGCGTTCCAGGAACGCAGATTGCCACTGACAGCGCAAACGTAGCTGCACCTGCAGGAACCAACTTCATAGGAACCATGTACAAAAGCATGCAGTTCTTATATATTTCGAAAGAAATAGGCTTTTCAAAAGCAACATTCCTGCTATTTAAAGATGACTTTCAAAAACCTATTGCAGGCGGAAAATTTACGAAAGGAACTAACAGCCGTGTCACTGTTGGAGGGAACATCTTCGGTACTCTGATGAGAAAACACAAAATAGATGCCTCATTCTTTTATCAGGGAAATAAAGACAAACTGGGAAATAAAATGGATGCTTATATGGCATCACTATCAACCATGTTTGCCATTGACAGAAAATTAAGTTTAGGACTTGGAGGTGACTACCTTTCAGGTAATAATACTACCAAAAGCGGAGAAGTTAATCACAGATTTGATCCACTCTACGGTACACCTCATAAATTCTGGGGATACATGGACTACTTCTACGTGGCTGATGCATATGGAGTGCAAGGCAATGTAAGCAGAAATCCAGGCTTAATAGATCTTTTTCTTAAAAGCAGATACAAACTAAAAGACAATCTGCTTCTAAGTCTTGATGTCCACGAATTCTATGCTGGAAATAAAGTAGCTGACGAAACTGCTCCGGGAAAAACGCTTGACAGCAGATTAGGTACTGAATTTGACTTTGTACTGAACTACAATTTCACAAAACAAATCGGGATAGAAGCAGGCTATAGTCTTATGCTAGGCACCAATACCCTGGATAGATTAAAGAGAGGTGGAAATCAAGGGGCAATAGCAGCAACAGCTAACGTACCATATATCAACAAAAGAAATAATGGCAACTGGGCTTATCTGATGATCACCATAAGACCAGACTTATTAGGTCAGATCAACGACAAATTAGCATCACTTGTAAAATCAGTAGATGGACTTAGAAAAGATGTAGACACGTTGAACCAACCTAAATAA
- a CDS encoding response regulator, with protein MIKVLLVDDHGIVRDGIKATLSSEKNIKIVGEASNGIEAIEQVKKLAPDVVVMDISMPEMNGIEATSIISDRYPNTRTLVLSMHDNEDYILKSIESGAAGYLLKDTGKEEFIKAITTISKGDKYFSTPVSSIIADGYLQKIKKGTTPDDDSDDFGLTKREKGILKMIINGNSNREIADSFTISIRTIETHRFNIMKKLKVKNAAELVKLALENKIV; from the coding sequence ATGATAAAAGTTTTATTGGTTGACGATCATGGCATTGTAAGAGATGGAATTAAAGCCACTCTAAGCAGTGAAAAAAACATAAAAATAGTCGGAGAAGCTTCAAATGGAATTGAAGCTATCGAACAGGTTAAAAAACTAGCACCCGATGTTGTCGTAATGGATATTTCAATGCCGGAAATGAATGGCATTGAAGCTACATCAATCATATCTGATCGTTATCCCAACACCAGAACTCTTGTGCTTTCCATGCACGACAATGAGGACTATATATTAAAATCCATAGAATCCGGAGCCGCAGGATACCTCTTAAAAGACACTGGAAAAGAAGAATTTATAAAAGCTATAACAACTATTTCCAAAGGGGATAAATATTTTAGCACTCCTGTTTCAAGTATTATAGCAGATGGTTACTTACAAAAAATCAAAAAAGGAACCACTCCTGATGATGACTCTGATGATTTTGGCCTTACAAAACGCGAAAAAGGTATTTTAAAAATGATCATCAACGGAAACAGCAACAGAGAAATTGCAGATAGTTTTACAATAAGCATTAGAACAATTGAAACTCACAGGTTCAATATCATGAAAAAACTAAAAGTAAAAAATGCTGCAGAACTTGTAAAACTTGCTTTAGAAAATAAGATTGTTTGA
- a CDS encoding molybdopterin-dependent oxidoreductase: MPAKKNISKTTCNYCGLGCGVIIGKDTSGRITVSGDQDHPVNKGILCSKGVTLHSKVSDHSDRILYPEMRWNRNMPRQRVSWDTALDRASAVFKTFISKYGPDSVGFYISGQCLTEEYYLIDKLVKGFIGTNNIDTNTLICAGSEFTANKLVFGMDAIPGSIEDLELADCFFITDANPFRSNPIVFKRLEAYKANNPEVKIIIADSRRTESCNIADIHLQLKPGTEIILYRAIGRFLIENNLTDKDFIEQHTEGFNEYKNKAMEKSLEEASSICDIPVHDLILAAEYIGKAKGFIPMWSAGNNQSATDINKNLSLINLSLITGQVGKEGCGPFPLSDQPNTITGTEAGGLSDFLPARRSLINPEHREEVAKYWGVPSISDKRGYTDTEMFDNLLSGKLKAIWIINTNPLVSLPSARNVEVALKNAKFVIVQDMSLKSETVPYADLILPAAGWLEKEGTVTNPERRISLAHKLTNAPGDAIPGVEIISRFAKKMGFENIFNYEKTTDIFLEYSRLTKQTNFDISNINIELLFQKGSMQWPFESSSGNSTKILYSDHRFNTLSGKANFHSLAKSHIPYELSQNFPLLLTSGQTKDHWHAFSSSGKLVKVNLQTDKPFLEINKEDALNRGIKNGDVVEVFNETGSVKVTAQYSIDIKKGVVFLPLQWGKILNKDLERFSASMHTRPDQMSSKSDSGFSVVQVKKYNKKKEKIIVIGAGVGSSQFVRKYRTLNPEDEIHIFSKEKNFFYNRIMLPGYIRGKEDWNNLIRINEDELNTSKIFLHKSTSVMSIDPGEKVITDHTGKIHSYDVLIIAAGSRPALPRGVPKIQGIFTMRSKEDADKFKRSISPESNVVIAGGGLLGLELADALTQLSIKVSVVHRSSRLMNKQLDATSSSFLHEELSARNISFYYNDEVLSHLGKDKITGVKLKSGKDLGCDVLVYTIGTRPNIELAQVAGLNCNRGIVVNEYLRTNNPYIYAIGEVAEFEKSLFESSTAAEEQADVVAGFLNGDETKSYSGTLPVNVLTVSGFDICSIGMIEVPGKKEDEFEEIVYIDKSKRYYKKCIVQNDRLVGAVLVGDKSEFPEFKNLILRKVELADKRVSLLLSNKNKHTESDKLASSDFRHTYR; encoded by the coding sequence ATGCCCGCAAAAAAAAATATATCAAAAACTACCTGTAACTATTGTGGCTTAGGGTGTGGTGTTATCATTGGAAAAGATACCTCCGGAAGAATCACAGTGTCAGGTGACCAGGACCATCCGGTAAATAAAGGAATACTATGTTCTAAAGGAGTTACCCTCCATAGTAAAGTTTCTGACCACAGCGACAGGATATTATACCCTGAAATGCGGTGGAACAGAAATATGCCCAGACAGAGGGTAAGTTGGGATACAGCTCTTGATAGAGCCTCTGCTGTATTCAAAACTTTCATTTCCAAATACGGTCCCGACTCGGTGGGCTTTTATATTTCAGGACAATGCCTTACTGAAGAATATTATTTAATTGACAAACTTGTCAAAGGGTTTATTGGAACGAACAATATCGACACCAATACGCTCATTTGTGCAGGATCCGAATTTACTGCAAACAAACTTGTTTTTGGAATGGATGCCATTCCCGGATCCATTGAAGATCTTGAACTTGCAGACTGTTTTTTTATTACCGATGCCAATCCTTTCCGTTCCAATCCAATTGTCTTCAAACGACTAGAGGCATATAAAGCCAACAATCCTGAGGTTAAAATAATTATTGCAGATTCAAGAAGAACAGAGTCCTGTAATATAGCAGATATACACCTTCAGCTGAAACCTGGCACTGAAATTATTCTTTACAGGGCCATAGGAAGGTTTCTTATAGAAAATAACCTGACAGATAAAGATTTCATAGAACAACATACTGAAGGGTTTAATGAATATAAAAACAAAGCGATGGAGAAGTCACTCGAAGAAGCTTCTTCCATATGTGACATTCCTGTTCATGATCTAATACTTGCAGCCGAATATATAGGCAAAGCTAAGGGCTTTATACCTATGTGGTCTGCTGGCAATAACCAAAGCGCAACAGACATCAATAAAAATCTTTCTTTAATTAACCTTTCTCTGATAACTGGTCAAGTAGGAAAAGAGGGTTGCGGACCTTTTCCGCTTTCGGATCAGCCGAATACAATTACAGGAACAGAAGCCGGAGGTCTTTCTGATTTTCTCCCTGCGCGCAGAAGTCTTATTAATCCCGAGCACAGAGAAGAGGTTGCCAAATATTGGGGAGTACCTTCTATCTCTGATAAAAGAGGATATACAGACACAGAAATGTTCGACAACCTGCTTTCCGGAAAACTCAAAGCTATTTGGATTATTAATACCAATCCATTGGTTAGCTTGCCCTCTGCTAGAAATGTCGAAGTAGCCTTGAAGAATGCAAAGTTTGTAATCGTACAGGATATGTCTTTAAAATCAGAGACAGTACCCTATGCTGATCTTATATTACCTGCAGCTGGTTGGCTTGAGAAAGAGGGCACAGTAACAAATCCGGAAAGAAGAATAAGTCTAGCTCATAAACTCACCAATGCCCCAGGTGATGCTATTCCAGGAGTTGAAATCATATCCCGGTTCGCTAAAAAAATGGGATTTGAAAATATATTCAACTATGAAAAGACAACGGATATATTTCTTGAATATAGCAGATTAACAAAGCAAACAAACTTTGATATCAGCAATATCAATATAGAATTACTTTTTCAAAAAGGATCAATGCAATGGCCATTTGAATCTTCTTCAGGAAACAGCACGAAAATATTATACTCAGACCATAGGTTTAACACCCTCTCGGGTAAAGCAAATTTTCATTCTTTAGCAAAAAGTCATATACCATATGAACTAAGTCAGAACTTTCCTTTACTCCTTACTTCGGGCCAAACTAAAGACCATTGGCACGCCTTTAGCAGTTCTGGTAAATTAGTAAAAGTTAACCTCCAGACTGATAAACCATTTCTGGAAATCAATAAAGAAGACGCACTGAACCGAGGCATTAAGAATGGAGATGTTGTGGAGGTATTTAATGAAACTGGCTCTGTGAAAGTGACCGCCCAATATTCTATAGATATAAAAAAAGGGGTTGTTTTTCTTCCATTGCAATGGGGTAAAATTCTGAACAAAGATCTGGAAAGGTTTTCTGCTTCCATGCATACAAGGCCAGATCAGATGAGCAGCAAATCAGATTCTGGATTTTCAGTGGTTCAGGTTAAAAAATATAATAAGAAAAAAGAAAAAATAATAGTCATTGGTGCCGGTGTAGGCTCCAGCCAGTTTGTCCGAAAATATCGTACACTCAATCCTGAAGATGAAATTCATATTTTCAGCAAGGAAAAGAACTTCTTTTACAATAGGATAATGCTTCCTGGCTATATAAGAGGTAAAGAGGATTGGAATAATCTTATCAGGATCAATGAAGATGAGCTCAACACATCGAAAATTTTTCTTCACAAGAGCACTTCGGTAATGTCAATTGACCCTGGTGAAAAAGTAATTACTGACCATACAGGAAAAATTCATTCTTACGATGTTTTAATTATCGCCGCAGGCAGCAGACCTGCTCTTCCGAGAGGAGTTCCAAAAATTCAGGGAATATTTACTATGAGAAGCAAAGAAGATGCGGATAAATTTAAAAGATCAATTTCTCCAGAAAGCAATGTAGTAATAGCAGGCGGAGGTTTATTAGGGCTTGAATTGGCAGATGCGCTTACTCAGCTTTCTATAAAAGTATCTGTTGTACACAGATCCTCAAGACTGATGAACAAACAGTTAGACGCAACATCAAGTAGTTTCCTGCATGAAGAACTATCCGCAAGAAACATTAGTTTTTACTACAATGATGAAGTTCTTTCTCATTTAGGAAAAGATAAAATTACAGGAGTAAAATTAAAATCAGGAAAAGATCTAGGATGCGATGTTCTCGTATATACGATTGGTACCAGGCCTAATATTGAACTTGCTCAAGTAGCAGGACTAAATTGCAATAGAGGAATCGTAGTTAATGAATATCTTCGAACCAACAATCCTTACATATATGCAATAGGCGAAGTTGCGGAGTTTGAAAAATCTTTATTTGAAAGCTCTACCGCCGCTGAAGAGCAGGCAGATGTTGTAGCAGGATTTCTAAACGGAGATGAAACTAAGTCTTATTCAGGCACACTACCAGTCAATGTACTAACAGTTTCAGGCTTTGACATATGCTCTATAGGCATGATAGAAGTGCCGGGTAAAAAGGAAGATGAATTCGAAGAAATTGTATATATTGATAAATCCAAACGTTATTACAAAAAATGTATAGTGCAGAATGACAGACTTGTCGGAGCAGTATTAGTTGGAGACAAATCAGAGTTTCCTGAATTTAAAAATCTTATACTTCGCAAAGTTGAACTTGCCGACAAACGAGTTTCTTTACTACTTTCAAATAAAAACAAACATACAGAATCTGATAAACTTGCCTC
- a CDS encoding CmpA/NrtA family ABC transporter substrate-binding protein — translation MKNLLNKIGVTFLLAIVLFTLPSVTNAPASEPKEKHSVIKLGFIPLTDCSPIVMAKEYGLFKKYGVEVEVSKEASWANVRDKILTGELDGAHCLFGMPFSVYTGIGGKAGSEMKIAMILNVNGQAITLSKDFCGKVGFKQINKVSPAISEKTKSKEVIVAATFPGGTHDIWMRNWLAVAGVNQNSVKQITIPPPQMVANMKVGNMDAFCVGEPWNGVAVKQGVGFTQIATQDMWKDHPEKALVVNKKFSEERREDLKKVMMAIIEACKLLDKAGNRKQSASIIGKVSYVNAPSDVIDNRLAGIYDLGCDQGQEVYKDYMFFHKNGSVNYPRKAHGIWFMAQYVRFGLLDAAPDYKAIADKLILQDLYKEVAAEMKIPIPADDMKPFSLTFDKTVFDPSNPEAYLKVCKK, via the coding sequence ATGAAAAATTTACTAAATAAAATTGGCGTAACATTTCTTCTTGCAATTGTACTGTTCACACTTCCTTCAGTAACAAACGCCCCGGCATCAGAGCCAAAAGAAAAACATTCTGTAATAAAACTGGGCTTTATTCCCCTTACAGACTGCTCTCCTATTGTGATGGCAAAAGAATATGGACTATTTAAAAAATACGGTGTAGAAGTAGAAGTTTCTAAAGAAGCTTCATGGGCCAATGTGAGAGATAAAATATTAACAGGAGAGCTTGATGGCGCACATTGTCTGTTCGGAATGCCTTTCTCTGTATACACCGGCATAGGTGGCAAAGCAGGTTCTGAAATGAAAATAGCTATGATCCTAAACGTTAACGGACAGGCTATCACCTTATCAAAAGATTTCTGCGGCAAAGTCGGTTTTAAACAAATTAACAAAGTAAGCCCTGCGATATCCGAAAAAACCAAGTCTAAAGAAGTAATAGTGGCAGCCACTTTTCCTGGAGGTACACACGATATATGGATGAGAAACTGGCTTGCAGTGGCAGGAGTTAACCAAAATTCTGTTAAACAAATTACTATCCCTCCCCCTCAGATGGTTGCCAATATGAAAGTTGGTAATATGGATGCCTTCTGCGTAGGTGAGCCATGGAACGGAGTTGCTGTAAAACAAGGTGTCGGTTTCACACAGATTGCAACTCAGGATATGTGGAAAGACCATCCTGAAAAAGCACTTGTAGTAAATAAAAAATTCTCTGAGGAACGTCGTGAAGATCTGAAAAAAGTAATGATGGCAATCATTGAAGCATGCAAACTCCTTGACAAAGCTGGAAACAGAAAACAATCTGCTTCTATTATAGGAAAGGTTAGTTATGTGAATGCTCCATCTGATGTAATTGATAACAGACTAGCCGGTATATACGACCTTGGCTGCGATCAGGGTCAGGAAGTATATAAAGACTATATGTTTTTCCACAAAAATGGGTCTGTAAACTATCCAAGAAAAGCTCATGGCATCTGGTTTATGGCACAATATGTAAGATTTGGCTTGCTTGATGCCGCACCTGATTATAAAGCGATAGCAGACAAACTTATACTTCAGGACCTGTATAAAGAAGTAGCTGCAGAGATGAAGATCCCAATCCCTGCAGATGACATGAAACCATTTTCTTTAACCTTTGATAAGACTGTGTTTGACCCTTCTAATCCGGAAGCGTATTTGAAAGTATGTAAGAAATAA